One Nocardia iowensis DNA window includes the following coding sequences:
- a CDS encoding class A beta-lactamase-related serine hydrolase → MRSVLRGTAVVTLIGLTSCSLLPGDRHPAERPAVIVDTAGSFRPGLSVSIPDSLAADFTQLQPKLGGQVGLAVMPVGGGRMTIFGDWTSGIAWSTIKVPLAIAALRHDQDPGIFDVAEAAITVSDNGAAETLWESLGDGLEAAQAVQDVLDEGGDSTTGVAGPRTRLDYTAFGQTEWTLANQVRFASRLPCLPDTFRVTELMSEIIPDQAWGLGTLPGAAFKGGWGPDDDTGIYTVRQFGVVPTQSGMVAVALAAQADSGTYDDATAILSRLAGLLGRHLTELRGGTCTH, encoded by the coding sequence TTGCGCTCGGTACTACGCGGCACCGCCGTGGTCACATTGATCGGGCTCACCTCCTGCTCGCTGCTCCCCGGCGACCGGCACCCCGCCGAGCGGCCTGCCGTCATCGTCGACACCGCAGGATCTTTCCGTCCGGGACTTTCGGTGTCCATCCCCGATTCGCTGGCCGCCGATTTCACCCAGTTGCAGCCCAAACTCGGCGGTCAAGTCGGCTTGGCGGTGATGCCGGTCGGCGGCGGCCGGATGACCATTTTCGGCGACTGGACCAGCGGCATCGCCTGGTCGACCATCAAGGTCCCGCTGGCGATCGCGGCGCTGCGGCACGACCAGGACCCCGGCATCTTCGATGTCGCCGAGGCCGCCATCACCGTCTCCGACAACGGCGCGGCCGAGACGCTGTGGGAATCGCTCGGCGACGGCCTGGAAGCCGCCCAGGCGGTGCAGGACGTACTCGACGAGGGCGGTGACTCCACCACCGGCGTCGCCGGACCGCGAACCAGGTTGGACTACACGGCCTTCGGGCAGACCGAATGGACGCTGGCCAATCAGGTGCGGTTCGCCTCGCGGCTGCCGTGCCTGCCGGACACCTTCCGGGTGACCGAGCTCATGTCCGAGATCATCCCCGACCAGGCATGGGGGCTCGGCACCTTGCCGGGTGCGGCATTCAAGGGCGGCTGGGGCCCGGACGACGACACCGGCATCTACACGGTGCGCCAGTTCGGTGTGGTGCCGACCCAATCCGGGATGGTCGCCGTCGCCCTTGCGGCGCAGGCCGATTCGGGGACCTACGACGACGCCACCGCCATCCTGAGCCGCCTGGCCGGGCTGCTCGGCAGGCATCTGACCGAGTTGCGCGGCGGGACCTGCACGCACTGA
- a CDS encoding response regulator, which translates to MPITVLIADDQAMVRQGFGALLAAQPDISVVGDAPDGKIAVAEAKRLRPDVVLMDVRMPEMNGLDAARHILAAGFEPPVRVLMLTTFDIDDYVYEALSLGASGFLLKDAPAEELVRAVRVVADGQALLAPTVTRRLIADVTRRRSATRAKPTPALASLTPREREVLELIAKGMSNTEIAESLFVAEQTVKTHVSKVFSKLNLRDRAQAVVLAYESGLVTPG; encoded by the coding sequence GTGCCGATAACCGTGTTGATCGCCGATGACCAGGCAATGGTGCGGCAGGGTTTCGGTGCCCTGCTCGCCGCCCAGCCCGACATCAGCGTGGTGGGCGACGCTCCGGACGGAAAGATCGCGGTGGCCGAGGCCAAGCGGCTGCGTCCCGACGTGGTCCTGATGGACGTGCGGATGCCGGAAATGAACGGACTCGACGCGGCCCGCCACATCCTGGCCGCCGGGTTCGAGCCGCCGGTGCGGGTGCTGATGCTCACCACCTTCGACATCGACGACTACGTCTACGAAGCGCTGAGCCTCGGCGCGAGCGGCTTCCTGCTCAAGGACGCACCCGCCGAAGAACTCGTCCGCGCGGTCCGCGTGGTCGCCGACGGCCAGGCCCTGCTGGCGCCGACGGTCACCCGCCGGCTCATCGCCGACGTCACCCGCCGCCGCTCCGCCACCCGCGCGAAGCCGACGCCCGCGTTGGCCTCGCTGACGCCGCGGGAGCGGGAAGTGCTGGAATTGATCGCCAAGGGCATGTCCAACACCGAGATCGCCGAATCCCTGTTCGTCGCCGAGCAGACCGTGAAAACGCATGTCTCCAAGGTCTTCTCGAAGCTGAACCTGCGCGACCGCGCGCAAGCGGTGGTGCTGGCCTACGAATCCGGGCTGGTCACTCCCGGCTGA
- a CDS encoding sensor histidine kinase, with product MKQQIRARTKQFSGRMWFDAVTVLVALIFYAVAWPTLHLTHTVPIAVQPFIAALAAFPILLIRINPSLGWAISAGSGMLISLAIPNQPNNELPIQVVHILCLFALLFAVAVRATVPIIGVAWVATSLLLGTTMSSGDLGSSAWGWPIALGAVVLFGLLVRWLVLSRQQLVRQEEENEVERARRAILEEKARIARDLHDVVAHHMSLVVVQAQTAPYRVADVTPAARAEFESIGATAREALNEIRGMLGVLRSDGQAPEHTPQPKATDVPALFEGALRAGVRIAWTIDGLLETVPDTAGLALYRITQESLSNASRHAPEAAVQVHLRVGPLVELIVRNGPTATVARPVGNGGHGIAGMQARALAAGGDLTAGPHPDGGFEVHARLPLSQTTTLDPVLLGQAAN from the coding sequence ATGAAGCAGCAGATCCGTGCCCGGACCAAACAGTTCAGCGGGCGGATGTGGTTCGACGCCGTCACGGTGCTCGTCGCCCTCATCTTCTACGCGGTGGCGTGGCCGACGCTGCATCTCACCCATACGGTGCCGATCGCCGTGCAGCCGTTCATCGCGGCACTGGCCGCGTTCCCGATCCTGCTCATCCGGATCAATCCTTCGCTCGGCTGGGCGATCTCGGCGGGTTCCGGGATGCTCATCTCGCTGGCGATTCCGAACCAGCCGAACAACGAGTTGCCGATCCAGGTCGTGCACATCCTGTGCCTGTTCGCGCTGCTGTTCGCGGTGGCGGTGCGGGCGACGGTGCCGATCATCGGCGTGGCCTGGGTAGCGACATCGCTGCTGCTCGGCACCACGATGTCCAGCGGCGACCTGGGGAGTTCGGCATGGGGCTGGCCGATCGCACTCGGTGCGGTGGTGCTGTTCGGGCTGCTTGTGCGGTGGCTCGTGCTGTCGCGCCAGCAGTTGGTGCGCCAGGAAGAGGAGAACGAGGTCGAGCGGGCGCGCCGGGCCATTCTGGAGGAGAAGGCCCGCATCGCGCGCGACCTGCACGACGTGGTGGCGCATCACATGTCGCTGGTGGTGGTGCAGGCCCAGACCGCGCCCTACCGGGTCGCGGACGTAACCCCGGCCGCCAGGGCCGAATTCGAATCCATCGGTGCCACCGCCCGCGAGGCGCTGAACGAAATCCGCGGCATGCTCGGCGTGCTGCGCAGCGACGGGCAGGCCCCCGAGCACACGCCACAGCCCAAGGCTACGGATGTGCCGGCCCTGTTCGAGGGCGCATTGCGGGCGGGCGTGCGGATCGCCTGGACGATCGACGGCTTGCTGGAGACCGTCCCCGACACCGCGGGGCTCGCGTTGTATCGGATCACCCAGGAGTCGCTGTCCAATGCGTCCCGGCATGCCCCGGAAGCGGCCGTCCAGGTGCATCTGCGGGTCGGCCCGTTGGTGGAGCTCATTGTTCGTAACGGCCCCACCGCCACCGTCGCCCGCCCGGTCGGCAACGGCGGCCACGGCATCGCGGGCATGCAGGCCCGCGCCCTCGCCGCGGGCGGCGACCTCACCGCAGGTCCACATCCCGACGGCGGTTTCGAAGTACACGCCAGGCTCCCGCTGAGCCAGACGACGACACTCGACCCGGTCCTGCTCGGTCAAGCCGCTAACTGA
- a CDS encoding alpha/beta-hydrolase family protein, which yields MTSTLPRSSKSSRADETRADAVVPRLTSGRQATLSSHALAPARSMDTAFDTDRTRNRIPLRRRGRRLVTATSTAVQGLSRPRIGTTLAIGAGTLMSLAPGLLPRTPGAQAILTGLLVALALGIAGIVRFAVRRWDFDINRRLPRVRLPLLIATSTVIAGAAVLAEHWQNRLREAMSTPPIGADYWVRWAIEAVLIVGVLVGITRAVGWVLRKLGWARGVSLGAAAAALMYFVAAPTVVGWRQSSYAGANAVLDPALVQPVSETRSGSAESAVSWSSLGAEGRKFVSGAPAGPIRVYVGVESAPNLESRVALAVRELERSGAFDRSNLVVMVPTGSGWIDGNAVRGFDQRFGGDVALVGLQYSYAPSWVTFVFGRDEAADAARALFTAVEARIRTLDHKPNLYLYGQSLGALGGSSVFADDADQDRRTCGALWAGPPAGQVHRAGATVLANSSDPVIHWSPALLWRAPDLTGARLDAPLPQWLPVVSFVQTTADLLAALNAPAGHGHRYGTDQGTAMGTC from the coding sequence ATGACCAGCACACTGCCGAGATCGAGCAAGTCCTCGCGCGCCGACGAGACTCGGGCCGACGCGGTTGTCCCTCGGCTGACATCCGGTCGGCAAGCAACACTCTCGTCCCACGCGCTGGCGCCAGCGCGTTCGATGGACACAGCCTTCGACACCGATCGCACGCGGAACCGAATTCCGTTGCGACGCCGCGGGCGCCGACTAGTCACCGCGACATCGACTGCGGTGCAGGGTCTCTCGCGTCCACGCATCGGGACGACGCTGGCGATCGGAGCGGGCACCCTGATGTCGCTTGCCCCAGGACTATTGCCGCGGACGCCGGGTGCGCAAGCGATACTGACCGGGTTGCTCGTCGCCCTCGCATTGGGGATCGCGGGAATCGTTCGATTCGCGGTGCGGCGCTGGGACTTCGACATCAATCGCCGCCTGCCGCGGGTCCGGCTGCCGTTGCTGATCGCGACCTCGACGGTGATTGCCGGTGCGGCGGTGCTGGCCGAGCATTGGCAGAACCGGCTGCGCGAGGCCATGAGCACCCCACCGATCGGGGCGGACTATTGGGTGCGATGGGCGATCGAGGCGGTGCTGATCGTCGGTGTGCTAGTGGGAATCACCCGGGCGGTGGGCTGGGTGCTGCGCAAATTGGGTTGGGCGCGTGGAGTTTCGCTGGGTGCGGCCGCGGCGGCGCTGATGTACTTCGTGGCGGCGCCGACCGTGGTGGGCTGGCGGCAGTCCTCGTATGCCGGTGCCAACGCGGTACTGGATCCAGCTCTGGTGCAGCCGGTCTCGGAGACCAGGTCGGGTAGTGCGGAGTCGGCGGTGAGCTGGTCCTCGCTCGGTGCGGAGGGACGCAAGTTCGTCAGTGGCGCTCCGGCAGGCCCGATCCGGGTCTACGTCGGCGTCGAATCGGCGCCGAATCTGGAATCGCGTGTCGCGCTGGCCGTTCGGGAGCTGGAACGCTCCGGCGCCTTCGATCGGTCGAACCTGGTGGTGATGGTGCCGACCGGTTCGGGCTGGATCGACGGCAATGCGGTGCGTGGCTTCGACCAACGGTTCGGCGGCGATGTCGCCCTCGTCGGCTTGCAGTACTCGTACGCACCCAGCTGGGTGACCTTCGTCTTCGGCCGCGACGAAGCGGCCGATGCCGCACGGGCACTGTTCACCGCCGTCGAAGCTCGGATCCGCACGCTCGACCACAAGCCCAACCTCTACCTCTATGGTCAGAGTCTCGGCGCCCTCGGCGGCAGTTCGGTCTTCGCCGACGACGCGGACCAGGACCGCCGCACCTGCGGCGCGCTATGGGCCGGACCACCCGCCGGACAGGTGCACCGCGCAGGCGCGACCGTGCTGGCCAACAGCTCCGACCCGGTGATCCACTGGTCCCCCGCCCTGCTGTGGCGCGCACCCGACCTGACCGGTGCCCGCCTGGATGCGCCACTGCCGCAGTGGCTTCCGGTGGTCAGTTTCGTGCAGACGACGGCCGACCTGCTCGCCGCCCTGAACGCACCCGCCGGGCACGGCCACCGCTACGGCACCGACCAGGGCACCGCGATGGGCACCTGCTGA
- a CDS encoding SRPBCC domain-containing protein — MAFVIDATVEIDAPAELVWQVIIDFPRYGEWNPFVSECRSSLVPGEPIDMLVHLGPRPRRQREWIRSHTPGRELSYAMKPVPLGALHSLRSHTVTPLEDGRARYESHFELAGWLSPVVVALLGKRLQRGFASMTAGIKEQAESLPAS, encoded by the coding sequence ATGGCCTTTGTCATCGACGCCACCGTGGAGATCGACGCGCCCGCCGAACTCGTGTGGCAGGTGATCATCGACTTCCCGCGCTACGGCGAATGGAATCCCTTCGTCAGCGAATGCCGCAGCTCGCTGGTGCCCGGTGAGCCGATCGACATGCTGGTGCACCTCGGCCCCCGCCCGCGCCGCCAGCGCGAATGGATTCGCTCGCACACACCGGGCCGCGAGCTCAGCTACGCGATGAAGCCGGTCCCCCTCGGCGCCCTGCACAGCCTGCGCTCGCACACGGTTACCCCCCTCGAAGACGGTCGCGCCCGCTACGAATCCCACTTCGAACTGGCCGGTTGGCTGAGCCCGGTGGTAGTGGCCCTACTCGGCAAGCGCCTCCAGCGCGGATTCGCGAGCATGACCGCGGGCATCAAGGAGCAAGCCGAATCCCTGCCCGCCAGCTGA
- a CDS encoding TetR/AcrR family transcriptional regulator, translated as MPDAPSATRRSERARAAILAAAGELTRELPYAKLSIEAIAARAGVGKQTIYRWWPSKGAVVFDAMLELDSGPDGLALPNTGDIAADLRELLRGSVAALTDPGFESFLRAMYIEIQQDPEIGAAYRERLLLQRAAIADRLAAGVQSGELRPDLDFELATDLLLGPIQSRWSLGLGGLTEAYADAALTAALTYLKA; from the coding sequence ATGCCCGACGCCCCCAGCGCCACCCGCCGCAGCGAACGCGCCCGCGCCGCGATCCTCGCCGCCGCTGGCGAGCTCACCCGCGAACTGCCCTACGCGAAGCTGAGTATCGAGGCGATCGCCGCCCGAGCCGGTGTCGGCAAACAGACCATCTACCGCTGGTGGCCGTCCAAGGGCGCGGTGGTGTTCGACGCGATGCTCGAACTCGATTCGGGCCCAGACGGTCTCGCGCTCCCGAACACCGGCGATATCGCCGCCGACCTGCGCGAGCTGTTGCGCGGATCGGTCGCCGCCCTTACCGACCCCGGCTTCGAGTCCTTCCTCCGCGCGATGTACATCGAGATCCAGCAGGACCCCGAAATCGGCGCCGCCTACCGCGAACGCCTCCTGTTGCAGCGGGCCGCCATCGCCGACCGCTTGGCCGCCGGAGTGCAATCCGGTGAGCTCCGCCCCGACTTGGATTTCGAACTGGCGACAGATCTCCTACTCGGCCCCATCCAAAGCCGCTGGTCCCTCGGCCTCGGTGGCCTGACCGAGGCATACGCCGACGCCGCGCTAACCGCCGCCCTCACCTACCTCAAGGCCTGA
- a CDS encoding SDR family NAD(P)-dependent oxidoreductase codes for MTRTWFITGANRGLGRAFTVAALAEGDRVVATARDPRTMADLAQDRLTVLPLDVRDRDGAIATVDKAFALMGTIDVIVNNAGYGLVGAIEELTEAQIRDQMDTNFYGALWVSQAAVPHLRAQGSGHIVQISTVGAVGSLPLFGMYNASKWALEGFSASLADELRPFGIAVTLAQMGGFDTDWAKTSMKFGTGQPAYEGLRSTILGMPNYPDPSAPPPATDYESEWREAAPEVGAAGLIALVNMPNPPVRKVIGPGAHQMVSMALDQRRQDYLTDPEFTWPV; via the coding sequence ATGACCAGAACTTGGTTCATCACCGGCGCCAACCGCGGCCTCGGCCGGGCCTTCACCGTGGCCGCGCTCGCCGAGGGTGACCGCGTCGTCGCGACCGCTCGCGACCCGCGCACCATGGCCGACCTCGCCCAGGACCGACTCACCGTGCTGCCGTTGGACGTTCGGGACCGCGATGGCGCAATCGCCACCGTGGACAAGGCTTTCGCACTGATGGGCACCATCGACGTCATCGTGAACAACGCGGGCTACGGACTCGTCGGCGCGATCGAGGAACTCACCGAGGCGCAGATCCGGGACCAGATGGACACCAATTTCTATGGTGCCCTGTGGGTTTCCCAGGCGGCCGTGCCACATCTGCGCGCGCAGGGCTCCGGTCACATCGTGCAGATCTCCACCGTCGGCGCGGTCGGCAGCCTCCCGCTGTTCGGCATGTACAACGCCAGCAAGTGGGCATTGGAAGGATTCAGCGCCTCACTCGCCGACGAGTTGCGGCCGTTCGGCATCGCCGTCACCCTCGCCCAGATGGGCGGATTCGACACCGACTGGGCCAAGACGAGCATGAAGTTCGGCACCGGACAGCCCGCCTACGAAGGGCTGCGCAGCACGATCCTCGGCATGCCGAACTACCCGGACCCGAGCGCACCGCCACCAGCGACCGATTACGAGTCCGAATGGCGGGAGGCCGCACCGGAAGTCGGCGCGGCAGGGCTCATCGCCCTGGTGAACATGCCCAACCCACCGGTCCGCAAGGTCATCGGTCCCGGTGCCCACCAGATGGTCTCGATGGCCCTGGACCAGCGCCGCCAGGACTACCTGACCGACCCGGAATTCACCTGGCCGGTTTAA
- the gatA gene encoding Asp-tRNA(Asn)/Glu-tRNA(Gln) amidotransferase subunit GatA has translation MSDLTTLSAAELADKIHGGEVSSVAVTKAHLDRIAEVDGEYHAFLHVSGEQALEAAAAVDAALGSGAAPASPLAGVPLALKDVFTTTDMPTTCGSKILDGWVSPYDATLTTRLRAAGIPILGKTNMDEFAMGSSTENSAYGPTRNPWDTTRIPGGSGGGSAAALASNQAPLAIGTDTGGSIRQPAAVTATVGTKPTYGTVSRYGLVACASSLDQGGPCGRTVLDTALLHEVIAGYDPRDSTSRNVPVPPVVAAAREGAKGDLSGVKVGVVKELHSDSYQPGVLESFDAAVAVLKELGAEVIEVSCPHFEYGLPAYYLVMPSEVSSNLARFDAMRYGLRVGDDGQHSAEQVMAATRAAGFGPEVKRRIMIGTYALSAGYYDEYYGQALKVRTLIARDFDKAYEQVDVLVSPTSPFTPWKLGEKVDDPLAMYLSDLCTLPTNLAGHPAMSVPSGLSKDDGLPVGLQIMAPALADDRLYRVGAAYEAARGDIA, from the coding sequence ATGAGCGATTTGACCACCTTGTCGGCGGCCGAACTGGCCGACAAGATCCACGGCGGCGAGGTGTCCTCGGTGGCGGTCACCAAGGCACACCTGGATCGGATCGCCGAGGTCGACGGCGAGTACCACGCGTTCCTGCACGTGTCGGGGGAGCAGGCGCTCGAGGCGGCCGCCGCGGTGGATGCCGCGCTCGGCTCCGGCGCCGCGCCCGCGTCGCCGCTGGCCGGAGTTCCGTTGGCGCTCAAGGACGTATTCACCACCACCGATATGCCGACCACCTGCGGGTCGAAGATCCTCGACGGCTGGGTCTCGCCGTACGACGCGACGCTGACCACACGGCTGCGCGCGGCGGGCATCCCGATCCTCGGCAAGACCAACATGGACGAGTTCGCGATGGGTTCGTCCACCGAGAACTCCGCCTACGGCCCGACCCGCAACCCGTGGGACACCACCCGGATTCCAGGCGGCTCCGGCGGCGGGTCCGCCGCCGCGCTCGCCTCGAACCAGGCGCCGCTGGCCATCGGCACCGACACCGGCGGTTCCATCCGCCAGCCCGCCGCGGTGACGGCGACCGTCGGGACCAAGCCGACCTACGGCACCGTGTCGCGCTACGGCCTGGTCGCCTGCGCGTCCTCGCTGGATCAGGGCGGCCCGTGCGGGCGCACGGTGCTGGACACCGCGCTGCTGCACGAGGTGATCGCCGGTTACGACCCGCGCGACTCCACCTCGCGCAACGTGCCGGTGCCGCCGGTCGTCGCCGCGGCCCGCGAAGGCGCCAAGGGTGACCTGAGCGGCGTGAAAGTCGGTGTGGTGAAGGAACTTCACTCCGACAGCTACCAGCCGGGTGTGCTGGAATCCTTCGACGCCGCGGTCGCGGTGCTGAAGGAGCTCGGCGCCGAGGTGATCGAAGTGTCTTGTCCACACTTCGAATACGGGCTGCCCGCCTACTACTTGGTGATGCCGTCGGAGGTGTCGTCGAACCTGGCGCGCTTCGACGCGATGCGCTACGGCCTGCGCGTCGGCGACGACGGGCAGCACAGTGCCGAGCAGGTCATGGCGGCCACCCGTGCTGCCGGGTTCGGCCCGGAAGTCAAGCGCCGCATCATGATCGGCACCTACGCGCTGTCGGCCGGTTACTACGACGAGTACTACGGGCAAGCGCTCAAGGTCCGCACGCTCATCGCGCGCGACTTCGACAAGGCCTACGAGCAGGTTGACGTGCTCGTCTCGCCGACCAGCCCGTTCACGCCATGGAAGCTCGGCGAAAAGGTCGACGACCCGCTGGCCATGTACCTGTCCGACCTGTGCACCCTGCCCACCAACCTGGCAGGCCACCCGGCCATGTCTGTCCCGTCCGGTCTGAGCAAGGACGACGGCCTGCCGGTCGGCCTCCAGATCATGGCCCCCGCCCTCGCCGACGACCGGCTGTACCGCGTCGGCGCGGCCTACGAGGCAGCGCGCGGCGACATCGCCTGA
- the gatC gene encoding Asp-tRNA(Asn)/Glu-tRNA(Gln) amidotransferase subunit GatC, whose translation MPAISRDEVAHLARLSRLALSEAELDQFAGQLDSILSHVRTISEVAAADVPATASPNPTTNVTRPDEVVPCLTPEQALSGAPAAEEQKFVVPQILGEAE comes from the coding sequence GTGCCCGCCATCTCCCGTGACGAGGTAGCACACCTCGCCCGGCTGTCCCGGCTCGCGCTGTCCGAAGCCGAACTGGATCAGTTCGCCGGTCAGCTGGATTCGATCCTGAGCCACGTGCGGACCATTTCCGAGGTCGCCGCCGCCGATGTCCCGGCCACCGCGTCGCCGAACCCGACGACCAATGTGACCCGCCCCGACGAGGTCGTGCCCTGCCTGACCCCGGAGCAGGCGCTGTCCGGCGCCCCGGCGGCGGAGGAGCAGAAGTTCGTGGTTCCGCAGATTCTGGGAGAGGCCGAATGA
- a CDS encoding amino acid-binding protein: MSYLLRVQLPDRPGSLGALALALGSVGADILSLDVVERGAGFAVDDLVVEVPQGALPDTLITAAESIGDVRVDSIRPYSGVLDTHRELELIDQVASARDDRLQVLVDGVPRVLRVGWSTIIDVGPQGAYRVVGSPSAPETQAGSAPWMPLEKPATLDPDAEWVPEIWRDMDTKLAAAPLGNTGKVLLLGRPGGPDFRPSEVARLGYLAGIVATVLG, translated from the coding sequence GTGTCGTATCTGCTCCGCGTGCAACTTCCGGATCGACCGGGAAGCCTCGGCGCACTCGCGCTCGCACTCGGCTCCGTCGGCGCCGACATTCTCTCGCTGGACGTGGTCGAACGCGGCGCCGGTTTCGCCGTCGACGACCTCGTCGTCGAGGTGCCGCAGGGCGCACTACCCGACACCCTGATCACCGCCGCCGAGTCGATCGGCGATGTGCGGGTGGACTCCATCCGCCCCTACTCCGGCGTGCTGGACACCCACCGCGAACTCGAACTCATCGACCAGGTCGCCAGCGCCCGCGACGACCGATTACAGGTGCTCGTCGACGGCGTGCCCCGGGTGCTGCGCGTCGGCTGGAGCACCATCATCGACGTGGGCCCGCAGGGCGCCTACCGCGTGGTCGGCAGCCCGAGTGCGCCGGAGACACAAGCGGGTTCGGCTCCGTGGATGCCGCTGGAGAAGCCCGCCACCCTCGACCCCGACGCCGAATGGGTCCCCGAGATCTGGCGCGACATGGACACCAAACTCGCCGCCGCGCCCCTCGGCAACACCGGCAAGGTCCTGCTCCTCGGCCGCCCCGGCGGTCCCGACTTCCGCCCCTCCGAAGTAGCCCGCCTCGGCTACCTCGCCGGAATCGTCGCCACCGTCCTGGGTTAG
- a CDS encoding GNAT family N-acetyltransferase, giving the protein MDSKDTGLVIRTARPDEYEAIGALTVDVYVGEGYVQEGSPYVTELADTAHRGASSQILVATHNDRIVGSLTVARPGTPYAEIARPGELEFRMLAVAKSARGLGAGTALVRKVIEMAKDEGFHAVAITTMPAMADARRVYNRFGFVPAPDRDWYTESGELLTVLHLNLQA; this is encoded by the coding sequence ATGGATTCGAAGGACACGGGATTGGTCATCCGGACGGCTCGGCCGGACGAATACGAGGCCATCGGCGCGCTGACCGTGGACGTCTACGTCGGCGAAGGCTATGTCCAAGAGGGCAGTCCGTACGTGACCGAGCTGGCCGACACCGCCCACCGCGGGGCCTCGTCGCAGATTCTGGTGGCGACGCACAACGACCGCATTGTCGGATCGCTCACCGTCGCCCGTCCCGGCACCCCGTACGCGGAGATCGCCCGCCCCGGCGAACTCGAATTCCGCATGCTCGCCGTCGCCAAGTCCGCCCGCGGTCTCGGCGCGGGAACCGCGTTGGTACGCAAGGTAATCGAGATGGCGAAGGACGAAGGCTTCCACGCCGTGGCCATCACCACGATGCCCGCCATGGCCGACGCCCGCCGCGTCTACAACCGCTTCGGCTTCGTCCCCGCCCCCGACCGCGACTGGTACACCGAATCAGGCGAACTCCTGACCGTCCTCCACCTGAACCTCCAGGCGTAG
- a CDS encoding AAA family ATPase, translating to MLRSFQVTNHRSLAEGQELRLTKGSGPVAVPVTAIHGAAAAGKTNLIDALGQMRDAVLHSVTGWDPYAGPARAPHLGFPDRPSEFVASFVAEGVPYTYGFRLDNADVTAEWLYTQPRSRKRIVFERNGAQIKIGPMFEAARYGITALVPLVRPNALLLSLAGQMYADALVPAYRWFESMLEVQLGPANPAAVAHRLGGHISRSPENAARLLLLLRTADLGITDLLIAENDPMYADYLRDLDADIAGIGKQIELCATSPDHADRLLQENGVTVVLLERELTNLKAARDALYARMVARRGVGLRLVHDGIDNPFDITDESTATLSLLRVLPTMLDALDSGRVLAVDDIGAHLPAEETDRLIQLFQNPETNSHGAQLIYTTNNRALIDRSNGRSARTRSVVWQVRRTEHGTSELATV from the coding sequence ATGCTGCGCAGTTTTCAGGTGACGAATCACAGATCGCTGGCCGAGGGGCAGGAGTTGCGGTTGACCAAGGGGAGCGGGCCGGTGGCGGTGCCGGTGACCGCGATCCACGGGGCCGCCGCGGCGGGAAAGACGAACCTGATCGATGCGCTCGGTCAGATGCGTGACGCGGTGCTGCATTCGGTCACCGGATGGGATCCCTACGCCGGACCTGCCCGCGCGCCGCATCTCGGATTCCCGGACCGCCCTTCGGAATTCGTGGCCAGCTTCGTCGCGGAGGGCGTGCCCTACACCTATGGCTTCCGGCTCGACAACGCCGACGTGACCGCCGAGTGGCTGTATACGCAACCGCGCTCGCGCAAGCGAATCGTGTTCGAGCGCAACGGAGCACAGATCAAGATCGGCCCGATGTTCGAGGCGGCACGCTACGGGATCACCGCGCTGGTGCCGCTGGTGCGGCCGAATGCGTTGCTGCTCAGCCTCGCCGGGCAGATGTATGCCGACGCGCTCGTGCCCGCCTATCGCTGGTTCGAGTCGATGCTCGAGGTGCAGCTTGGTCCGGCGAACCCGGCCGCCGTCGCGCACCGGCTCGGCGGGCACATCTCCCGGTCGCCGGAGAATGCCGCGCGCCTGCTCCTGCTGCTGCGCACCGCCGACCTCGGCATCACCGATCTGCTCATTGCCGAGAACGACCCGATGTACGCCGACTACCTGCGCGACCTGGACGCCGACATCGCCGGGATCGGCAAGCAGATCGAACTGTGCGCCACCTCGCCCGATCACGCCGACCGGCTGCTGCAGGAGAACGGCGTCACCGTCGTGCTGCTCGAACGCGAGCTGACCAACCTGAAAGCCGCCAGGGACGCGCTGTACGCGCGGATGGTGGCCCGGCGCGGTGTCGGCCTCCGGCTGGTCCACGACGGCATCGACAACCCGTTCGACATCACCGACGAATCCACCGCGACACTGTCGCTGCTGCGCGTCCTGCCGACCATGCTGGACGCCCTCGACTCCGGCCGGGTCCTCGCGGTCGACGATATCGGCGCGCACCTGCCCGCCGAGGAGACCGACCGCTTGATCCAGCTGTTCCAGAATCCGGAAACCAATTCCCATGGCGCCCAACTGATCTACACCACCAACAACCGCGCCCTGATCGACCGGAGCAATGGCCGCTCGGCGCGCACCCGCAGCGTGGTCTGGCAGGTCCGCCGCACCGAACACGGCACCAGCGAGCTCGCCACGGTGTGA